TATGGAACCTCTTTCTACTTCCTATAGATGTCAGCAACACAAAAGTAACTGCAGTAGGCGGTGCCACAGTTTATTAGTTAGACCGTATTGCTCTTGGAGgtgctgttgcactaaagtttcATCAGTATTAGAACCACCTTATTTCATCATTGTGTTTAGTCCTCATATCAAAACCCACTGGATGGCATGTATTGCATTGTGGCAGCAAACTAAATAGTTGTTAGTATAGTAGTTATAGTTACTTATGGCACTCTACAGTGTAAGTTACAGTATTGTTGTGTAGGGAAACTCTTCCACAGGGAGGTCAGATTCAGAAGAGAAAGGTCTGTGTACGTTCTGCTCTGAGATGATATGAGAGTCTCTCTGCTCACCAAGTCAACCTGTAGTCTTAGGccacatctacactactacgctttcatttttaaaccatgttttgagacaaaaacaatctcATCCACACAAGATTTTTAGCTCCAggagcagaactaatctccgtccatattaacacgtctgccAATGCATATCACATAACCATTCACATACACTGGGCATGCAcatgccggtgtaaacaggaagcagattgtctgacgttactctgcagttgaaaatcatggatgtagaagttagaaatacagaaaatactttggagaaagaacaacaatggcaaaaagtaagagcagggatttatttgcttggaccaacgacgaggtggaactgttactgaaaggtatgtaagcctacctaaccaattaagactgactgacatgtgtgcccgtccagactacaaagcaacccccaGAGTTTTCAAACTTAAATGgtggcagcagtgtttccaaatgtctcccttcttaggggctcggaaacacacGCAGTAGAGTGGACGTGAGGCGTAAATGTAGCAAAAGTTATTGGTTTTTAAACCAATATGTattagtgtagatgtagccttacAAGATTTGTGTTGTACCAAATCAAACCTGCAGCAAATGCTCCTAAATAGAAGGAGACTGGGAGTCACCCACCTCCTAAAGTTTTTGTGGTGACAAATAcaagttttgaatgtttttagaCCTTTGCCAGATTTACTTGTTACTTGTCTTGTCTCACTTGAGGTTCTGAAGCATGTGAGGGATCTATTAGACCCACTTCAGTTTGAGCAGTTGGCCATGACTTGTAGAGGTTGCAACACTTATCCTCTCAATGATTCTACATTTGAATCAACATTTCCCTGacactgtaaaacaaaatctgaagataattaccttcaCATTAGTAGGATCTATTGCAGGGCTGCTGTATTAGGTTACATTGCCTTCCAGAagtgtttctgtttgtctgtgtgaacattgttatttatagtttttatatgTGAAGTCTGACTGCAGACAGAGTGAGTCAGTGGGGACAAATATACAGACAGACCTCTTAAACATCTGAGGATCACTTATAGCAGTACAAGAACATTCATTAAATGCCCAATGTAAGTACAAATTGTGGTTTCCTGTAATCTGATGATCACCATTCCTAAAAAACATGGCCATTAGATCTGGAAGTAATCCAACTTGTTACACTAATCGATTGTTAATTATGGATTGACCCAAAAAATAAGCTCTTTTGAGTTctccaacaaacaaaaaacaatgtccTCCCGGCATTTATATTACTTTGAGGTGATGTAACAAATGGTTAGTGGATCGAATGCTGTCTGTAACTTAACTAGACTGTTCAGCCGTTCTGCACACAGTTGGAGAGTAGGGAGACATTTAACACTTCGAAAGCAGGTCAACTTTTATTTCTGGAGCAACAGCAGGTTCAAAACAGAAACTGACAGATGGACAGCTCAGACATTTCAGAATCACAAAGTACAGCAAGGGACATAAGAAGattatagtaaaaaaaataaaggaataGTGCACCAAATGAGAGGAACCTTCCTCATGTTGAATTACACTCATGTTGATCCATGTCTTAGTTGCCAGAAGattaaaaatacacaaatagGGTAACCTTTTTAACTTACATCGGTCCAGTGAGCATGATCATCCttgaaaaaatgtttaatttcaacacaaacatgaaaacatgcaaaCTAAATGATTTAAAATTGTGTAACATCATTGTACAATGGAAATATTAATTGCACAAACAACAAGTGTAAGAGACATGCACGGAGATggaacagacaaaaaaaaaaaggttttttttagagAAAAGTTCTTTGCTAGAACAGATATGAAACTCAAACTTTATCATGAGAATGGGGCTCCTAAGGAAAATATAACACAATAACACCACAGCAACAAGTGTAAATCACAAAAGataatgcaacaacaaaacaaactggaTACATTTGGCAAATTCCTATTTTGACAGCAGAAATTAAGGATGGATCACAGATTTATGATGAGACAGTTATCTTCTTGCCAGTGGATTTGAAAATATTGTTTGAGAAAATGGAACCTCTCAGCAGGGCTGGATTACCAAAAGTGCTAATTGTTCCTCCCAGGGCCACTGAGCAGGTTAATCCAACCATGCCTGTCACACACAGTAAACTGGTGTGAATTTGTggttccacacaaaaaaaaaacttgattatGTCTTAGATCCATCATAAACAGCAGCTGCAATTCTTGACTGTCTTTAAGGAAAGGTTAGACATTGTTAGAAAAGTTAGACACACTgctagcagctggttagcttagcttagcacaaaaactAGAGGAAACAGCAGGGCTGGCTCTGAACAGAGGACAGTTATCTGCCTAGCACCTTTGAAGAATTAACACGTTTATATcttgtatatattgtttttaatctgAACAAAAACCTATGGGGGCTATGTGCCGGAgcttttgttttaaaactttggctgagagagaggagagaaaggacaGTAAATGTAGACTGGGTTACTATTCACTGATTGACAGAGACAGACTGCTGCAACAGCTGAGTCTCAGCCCAGATACAGTACAAAGGTTATCGCTATTAATAcacttgaacacacacataatttGACTCTTAGCATCTAATTTCACATCATTGATGAATAACTGACTTTTCTGTAACACTGGTTCTGTTGGCGCTGCTCAGCTTACTCTCAGCCTATGACTCTGCTGGCAATCGGGACTACTAAATTAGTCAGAAACCTTGTGATATCCATATTAGCACCAAGGAACACATGTCATTGGTTCAACCTCTATGTAGCCTTCAGTCATCTCAGTAGGAGCAATGTGACACCTTCAAGGCCCCGGAGGCATATGATAGGGCGAGAACATACTCTGTGTGTTGGAGAGGGTGGGTGTGAGTGACAGAGAAGAGCAGAGAAGCCACAGTTAGTTTGAACAGGGGATTTATTCTCAACCCACAACCATTGGGTGTCTCTCAAGGTAGCGCAGCGGTGGCCATTGCTGAGTGAAACACGGTGGTGGCAATTGCATTTCTGCAGAAGGGATCCAGAGGTGGCCTGTGACAGTCACTGCACAACAAACGGGAAAACGGGAAGGAGACATATGGGAAACCTGCTATACAAGGTCAGGGAAGACTGAAGGTCAACTCACCTTTCTGCAGCTGCAAGAAAAAACAGCAAAGCAACAGTTATGTGGTCTGGTTGCATTGTTTAGCTATAGCTAAACTACTGTGCACTGAAGCTACTAGCAGATACATTATACTGTGCTGAGTTAGGAGGAGTGCCTACTGAATTGAAGAATTTCATGGTTGGATTTCACAGTGTGAACATTTGCAGTCTGTGGAAGGCTAGGGGCCAGCTGTCGTCCCATTCATGTTACACAGGAGACGCATGGATGCCgaacactagcagctaacacCAGTGGACTTCAACTATTTTTACAACCCAGCCAGCATCTTTAGATTTCAGGATCTGGATTAGTCTTCCATTGATGCACCAATGGAGCCACtctgaaacttaaaaaaaaatatatggttTAGTTTGTACAGATTGAATGATTCCATCCAGACTTTGGACTACTTAAGATGCTAAATTGTTCCATTATGCAACATAGGTAATCCACAGTATCTATAAGTGTATTAAGTTCATTCTAGACAGACTTAGAGCGGATCACATGAAACATTGCATGCTCATTGGTCTGAGGTGGATATtctacacaaacacgctgctgCATTCAGAGCCAACAGCAGTCCATTTTTATATAGAAATATTAAGTTGAGATCTGGTCAGAGGTTTGGTTCTGGGTCCAGATGTTCCTCAACACGGTGCTGGTGGTCCTGACGGACCTGGCGGCCCGGTTCCTGGGTAACACTGTGTTCCGGCAGCACTTCCACCTGTTGCTTTCAGCAGTGGTGATGTTCGGTCCTGCACTGAGCCTCTGGGTCTCCCAGCACAGCATCTTTGCCAAGAGAAGCCACTTCCTATACCGGTGaggctgcttcctgtttacttcCTGATCAATTGTTTTCTTAGAGACAGTGGTATTGTTGTGCCACTGAGTTACCGACAATGCAGCAGGCCTGcacactgtttaaaaaaaaataacttctgTCACTTTGAAGTGGATATCACCATTTTGATATCTTCCTTCCAAATCCTCGTCAGGCTTCTTTCACCTGGAAATGCTACTCCTCCCACATACTTTCAACTACAGACGTCATTCAAACTTAAAATTATTCACAAAACCTTCAGCTATGAGAAAATGATACAGCTtgttgatatcttttacagtttttgtgttatCACTATTTAAGTTTAATGCTTCTTTCAggctttttctgcatttttaatGGGTGTATTGTGTGAGTTTTTgagtggagtttgcatgttcttccagactttctttggcataatatactaagactttttttattatttttttatgacatactatactatgactatttttgatatactatactatgacttttttattacttttttcgacatactatactatgacttttttcgatatactgtactatgacttttttttcgatatactatcagtgacttttttcaacataatacacccacttttattatcactttttttggcatactatactatgacttttttggatatactatactataactttttatcacttatCGCCTTACAATACTATGACCTattaccacttttttttttacatactatgacttttttatcacttttttcgactgtgacttattttatcacttttttcgacctactatatactatgacttctttatcactttttttctacataccatactatgaattttttataatttttttcaaaatgctatactgtgactttttttgacgtgttatactatgacttttttttaaatgctatactatgacttatcacttttttcaacaatgttacactatgactttttttcgataactatactatgacttttttcgacataatacactgacttttctatcacttttttcgacaatgttacactatgactttttttcgataactataccatgacttttttcgacataaaacactgacttttctatcacttttttcggcttacgatactatgacttttatcgacatgctatactatgacttttttgtcacttttttcgacatactatactatgacttttcatcacttttttcaacatatactgtgacttttttcgacatgctatactatgacttttttgacatacgatattatgacttttttatgaaaacatAAACTCTCTGTCAGGTCAGATAGCTTAGGGTGCTATGTTTATGATTGGTAGACAGATGATTGAGTGTTCTAATCTTCTTTCAGGAAATTTTGAGGGCCAATATactaagtgaaagagacaaatttgcCGAAATCATAGACTCTTCTTTCAGGTCAGATAGCTTAGAGTGATGAAAGAAGGCTTGGAAGACAGAAGGTTGGGTTTTCAAAATGCTGTGTTTAACTAAGTTTTGAGGTCCAATACAGTaagcgaaagagacaaatatgccaTAAACTTAACTTTAATTTGCGGTCAGATAGCTTAGAGTGAAGAGAATGATTAGAGGAGAAAAAagcactttttgacatactatactacgactctTTTCCCACTTTAtttcgacatgctatgatatgactttttttcgacatactatactatgacttttgtactacttttttcgacatgctatactatgaccttttatcactttttacgacatactataatctgactttcttcgacatactgtactatgagttttttataacttttttgacatactataatagtcctttttttgacatactatgctatgactttttttattactttttcaacatactatactatgacttttttattactttttcaacatattatactatgacttttttatcactttttcgtcATGCTATActacttttttattaattttttcaacataatatactatgacttttttattacttttttcaacatgttatactatgactttttttaattacttttttcaacataatatactatgactttttatcactttttcccgcatgctacactatgacttttttcgacatgctacactataacatttttatcacttttttcgacattctatactatgactttttatcacttttttcgacattctatactatgacttttttgtcacttttttcgacatactatactatgacttttttattattttttcgacatgttatactatgactttttttaattacttttttcaacataatatactatgactttttttgacatgctacactatgactttttttatcacttttcttgacatactgtactatgacttttcatcacttttttcgacatatactatgacttttttcaacatgctatacgattacttttttgacatacgatactatgatttttttttcaaaaacgtaAGCTTTGTGTCAGGTCAGATATCTTAGGGAGATAAGTTTATGATTGGTAGACAGAAGATTGAGTGTTCAGATCTTGTTTCAAGAAGTTTTGAGGGCCAATATAgtaagtgaaagagacaaatttgcCGAAATCATAGACTCTTCTTTCAGGTCAGATAGCTTAGAGTGATAAGGGAATGATTAGAGGAGAAAAAtgcactttttgacatactatactacgactctTTTCCCACTttatttcaacatgctatatgactttttcaacttaatatactatgacttttttcgacatgctatactatgactttttatcactttttttcacgttatactatgactttttcaacataatatactatgactttttatcactttttttcaacatcttatactatgacttttttgcttttttcgacatactctactatgacttttttaacatactatactatgactttttagacaaactatactataacttttttatcactttttttcgacatagtttTCATGACTTCTTACGTCATACAATACTATGTCACTACTATATCACTTTATTCAACaagctattctatgacttttttcaacatactatttaattactttttatcactttttttcgacctaATGTACGACCTatgaaagtgggagagagagggggaatgacaagcAGCAAAGGTGCGAaaaggactgagcctctatactttactatgacttattttgacattctatactatgactattttccatttttggacatactgtactatgactttttatttttaaaagattattgttttgggcttttccgcctttaattctTGACAGGACAggtaggtgagaaaggggagagagagtaggggaagacatgcaggaaatcatcacaggtcggactcaaaccctggacctctgcgtcgaggcataaacctctatgtttatgtgtgcatgctctaccaactgagccacaccatactatgactttttaatcactttattcaacatgttattatataacatttttcatcatactatactattacttttttattacttttttcaacatactatactatgacatacaTACTAATACTACAAACGatatagtatgtatagtataCACAATGTACTTATCTGCATAGTATACTGTTATGgcactgtaaacacaacatgcaTGTATTGTTTTGGTTAACTTCTTagcagttgcctatttacacattcagcagcCACAGAGACAGTATGTGTTTTGAAcgttaaagcatgtaaacatgttgtagtaaaaacccaaaatacaagtatgaacctgaaaacgaGGGTGTATAATATGGGACTGACAAAATGAAGACCGGTAGTAAAACAAGTACAATCGATTATTATTATGTTGAATCCTGGCCTTGTATTGTCATGCTGCTATGTGGAGTATTTTTATGCCTCAATATGTTATTTGTACAAATGAATCGCACATTATTAAACATGTGAGACTATGGTGGAAGACAACTGGTCTCCATCCAAGGAGCACTATTCTGCTTCCTTCTCCAGCATCATTCCAAAGGCTTTTGTGTCGTCTATACTCAAGAATTGAAACATTTCAGGAAttctttttccatttccatttgcctcaaggggctttCCAATCTGCACAGCATAAGGACACCCTTTGTCTTTTGACCCTCAATTTGGATAAGAAAAGCTGCAATAGATGTCATGTGTACAGAATAGACCAACATAGTAAAGTCACAGTTTGGACAATTAATCAGGATGACAAAATCCATTACATCTCCTGATCTAAACATGAAATCTGGCACGGTAGCACAGTGTGAAATATATGGAATGCTGAGTAGAAGCCACCACAAGGATAACATCACAGTTGATGTGGAAGTGATGTCCTGATATTTAACTACTATGCTACACTTCATTTTCAACACGACAACATCTAATTTACTAATTTCCTCTCATCACTTCATGCATCCTCCAATCCCTCACTtaactgtaaactgtaaaactgttcacatctctccttccttctttcaGGATTTTCTTGCGCTCTGGTTGGGGCTGGACCTGCATCTTTGTTGGCTCCttcgtcttcctcctctccttctccatccgtcgctccctctctctctccatccgtCACCTCTCCCGGCTCGGGGTGGCTGGCGGATTGTGGCTTGGTTTCTGTAAACTCCTGGACCTTCTGGAGAACACCACCGGAAGCTGCTACGAACCTTTACTCAGCGGCCCAGAGGTCACTAATGGGCAGCCTATGCTAGTGTTGCGAGAAGGGGAGAGTAAATCCGAATGCCTCAAAGCTGGGATGCTGTGGAGGGGGTATGAAGTTTCAGAAGatgtcttcctcctctgtctctgctgcCTGCTGTTGGCTGAGGAAACCGCCGTGTTTGGCCCTTATCTGAGTCTGGGTGGGATCTCAGGTGCCCCTCTGAggatcctcttcctcttctgtgtTCTCCTGCTCTGGCTCTGGATCTTTCTGCTGCTCTGTCTCTTAGCTTATTTCCCTCAGTTTCCCACTCAGCTGCTAGGGGGCGCTCTGGGGTGTCTGAGCTGGAGGGGACTGTACCAGGGCTGGTATCGCCTGGGGCCCAGCTGGTACTGCCCCGGGAGGCCTGGAATGGGACTGCTCAACACCAAGACCAGCAGTGGTGAAGTAGAGGACCCACACCTGAGTCATGATCACTGTAACTAACTGAAAAACAGACTTAGATTTTAACACTGACGCAAAGATTAATTTAATCATGAGCTCTAGGTGGTTGTTTGGAGAAGACTAAGATGACCTGTCCATTGTGTTTGTCTTCTTTTAACAGTAAAACAAGAAATCTTGTTGTAAATTGGAACAAACCAATGTAAGAAGTGGGCTTTAAAAGATATATCTGTACATCTCTCACACGTTTTTTTCTAATGTATGCCAATGCAGCAAACACATGCTGTATTTATCCAAAGGCTTGTTTCCTACGACTTCATAACAGGGAGTCCCAGTAAATGGCAGGAAAGTCGCCACAAGACAGGAATTCAGGACAACAGACGGTTAAAATGTAGATACAGGCTGGAAAAGCTGGAGAAACCAAGACTTTACTGAACCACAAGCTTGTTTGCAATGGCGGGAAAAAGGACAGTGAAATGTTTTGATGGATATGTGACATGCTAAatcaattaaacattaaaaaaaaaacttgcttgTGTAATGAAAGACTCAACTCTGTAAAGCCTGTTAACAGATGGACTATTAGTATGGTTTACAGACATCCTCCATGTGTTTCTCTATCAGTGTCTTATTTTGCATGAGTATAATGTTTGATAAAGACCACCGTCTGAAATGATCTGAACAGAGAAGGAAAGACATTGGTTGAGTTTGTTTACACTTTTTCTCCATTATTCAGATGCACTGCTGTCACTTCTTGTTCTTGATCCTTGATTTATAGTTAAAGTTTGGAGAGAAACTAAAAAACATGAAGACAGAAGACCATTTTCCTCCTAAATTAGTTTTATGGATAAAACATCTCCACGaagaaaatatatacaaatcaGCAATCAAACAGCAGAGAGTACATGCTGCCTTGACATTTGATACAGAAAATCCGCTGTCGACCTCACAAAACCATAACAGTTTCACAGTGCTCAAAAGCATTTGGCGGTTGTACCATTCATCcttatacacacagacatcaagCTTCTTGTCTGGAAAACAGTGATAAATTACATTTGTGATTGAT
This is a stretch of genomic DNA from Sander vitreus isolate 19-12246 chromosome 12, sanVit1, whole genome shotgun sequence. It encodes these proteins:
- the fitm1l gene encoding fat storage-inducing transmembrane protein 1, with protein sequence MFLNTVLVVLTDLAARFLGNTVFRQHFHLLLSAVVMFGPALSLWVSQHSIFAKRSHFLYRIFLRSGWGWTCIFVGSFVFLLSFSIRRSLSLSIRHLSRLGVAGGLWLGFCKLLDLLENTTGSCYEPLLSGPEVTNGQPMLVLREGESKSECLKAGMLWRGYEVSEDVFLLCLCCLLLAEETAVFGPYLSLGGISGAPLRILFLFCVLLLWLWIFLLLCLLAYFPQFPTQLLGGALGCLSWRGLYQGWYRLGPSWYCPGRPGMGLLNTKTSSGEVEDPHLSHDHCN